A single region of the Musa acuminata AAA Group cultivar baxijiao chromosome BXJ1-11, Cavendish_Baxijiao_AAA, whole genome shotgun sequence genome encodes:
- the LOC135584718 gene encoding anamorsin homolog has protein sequence MAATGKRALLLADDVSIPLNAVLSAFSGLDLGMDLVARDHDVRVITQAASLEGKLPIESSSVDLVVSVSKAPELVGEQSIEEFSRVLKPGGAIVIQASAEQTGSKPSSMLERKLLMAGFLEVQSLEAKPFLSLEQVQICTIKGKKASWTMGSSFSLKKATKTVPKIQIDDESDLIDEDSLLTEEDLKKPQLPLVGDCEVGKAKKACRNCTCGRAEEEAKVLKLGLTSEQINNPQSACGNCGLGDAFRCSTCPYKGLPPFKLGEKVSLSANFLAADI, from the exons ATGGCGGCGACGGGGAAGCGTGCGCTTCTGCTGGCGGATGACGTCTCCATCCCTCTCAATGCGGTGTTGTCTGCGTTTAGTGGCTTGGATTTGGGGATGGATTTGGTTGCTCGAGACCACGACGTGCGTGTTATAACCCAAGCGGCTTCTCTGG AGGGGAAGTTGCCTATTGAGTCTTCCTCAGTAGATCTAGTTGTTTCCGTGTCCAAAGCACCAGAACTTGTTGGCGAGCAATCGATTGAGGAGTTCAGCAGAGTGCTTAAACCTGGTGGAGCTATTGTGATACAGGCTTCTGCTGAGCAGACTGGAAGTAAG CCAAGCTCGATGCTTGAACGCAAGTTGCTAATGGCGGGATTCTTAGAAGTACAATCCTTGGAAGCAAAACCTTTTCTCTCACTTGAACAAGTACAAATTTGTACG ATCAAGGGCAAAAAGGCTTCTTGGACAATGGGGTCATCGTTCTCTCTGAAAAAGGCAACCAAAACTGTTCCAAAGATCCAAATCGATGATGAATCAGATTTAATTGATGAGGACAGTCTTTTGACTGAGGAGGACTTGAAGAAACCACAGTTACCACTGG TAGGAGATTGTGAAGTTGGAAAGGCAAAGAAAGCCTGCAGGAACTGCACATGTGGTCGGGCAGAGGAAGAAGCAAAGGTGCTGAAGCTGGGTCTGACTTCTGAGCAGATAAACAATCCTCAATCAGCATGTGGCAAC TGTGGTCTTGGTGATGCATTCCGCTGTAGTACATGCCCATATAAAGGTCTCCCTCCATTCAAACTTGGTGAAAAG GTATCTCTATCTGCAAATTTCCTTGCGGCTGATATTTGA
- the LOC103972107 gene encoding protein STRICTOSIDINE SYNTHASE-LIKE 13, translating to MEKKALRKEDGLLPRPWLFLLALAFGLVLMDPFHLGPLGGHDYRPVKHNIAPYDQVMQRWPRDCRSRLRFGKLEFVDEVFGPESLEFDPQGRGPYAGLADGRVVRWMGESIRWKTFALVSPNWSEKVCANGVESTTAKQHKHEKLCGRPLGLRFDKTSGKLYIADAYLGLAAVGHHGGVATLLSTHVQGRPVLFANDLDVHRNGSIFFTDTSSRYSRSDHFFILLEGEATGRLLRYDPASGATHVVLRGLAFPNGVQLSKDQTFLLFTETTNCRIMRLWMEGPKAGKLEVFADLPGFPDNIRITEKGQFWAAIDCCRTRAQEVFSRNPWLRSVYFRLPLRLSFLAGMTGMKMFTMISLFDEEGNVVEVLEDRGGEVMKLVSEVRQVQGKLWVGTVAHNSIATLPYP from the exons ATGGAGAAGAAAGCCCTGCGGAAAGAAGATGGCCTGCTGCCGCGCCCATGGCTCTTCCTCCTGGCCTTGGCATTCGGCCTCGTCTTAATGGACCCCTTCCATTTGGGTCCGCTGGGGGGGCACGACTACCGGCCGGTGAAGCACAACATCGCGCCCTACGACCAGGTCATGCAGCGCTGGCCTCGAGATTGTCGAAGCAGACTCCGGTTCGGGAAGCTGGAGTTCGTCGACGAGGTGTTCGGCCCTGAGTCGCTCGAGTTCGATCCCCAGGGACGAGGCCCGTACGCCGGCTTGGCCGACGGCCGCGTCGTCCGGTGGATGGGCGAGTCCATCCGGTGGAAGACCTTTGCTCTCGTTAGCCCTAACTG GTCGGAGAAAGTGTGCGCTAATGGTGTGGAGTCGACGACGGCGAAGCAGCACAAGCACGAGAAGCTCTGCGGTCGACCACTCGGTCTGCGGTTCGACAAGACGTCCGGGAAGCTCTATATCGCCGACGCTTACTTGGGGCTCGCCGCCGTTGGCCACCATGGAGGCGTTGCCACTCTTCTATCGACTCATGTGCAAGGGAGACCTGTTCTCTTTGCCAACGACTTGGATGTCCACCGCAACGGGTCCATCTTCTTCACCGACACCAGCTCGAGATACAGCAGAAG TGATCACTTCTTCATATTACTGGAAGGAGAAGCCACAGGAAGGCTTCTGAGGTACGACCCAGCTTCTGGAGCTACTCATGTCGTTTTGAGAGGCTTAGCATTTCCCAATGGGGTGCAGCTATCCAAGGATCAAACCTTTCTTCTCTTCACCGAGACCACCAATTGCAG GATAATGAGGCTTTGGATGGAAGGACCCAAAGCTGGCAAGTTGGAGGTGTTTGCGGACTTGCCAGGGTTCCCGGACAACATAAGGATCACGGAGAAGGGGCAGTTTTGGGCGGCGATCGACTGCTGCCGCACGCGGGCGCAGGAGGTCTTCTCCCGCAATCCATGGCTGAGAAGCGTATACTTCAGACTGCCGCTGAGGCTGAGCTTCCTCGCGGGGATGACGGGGATGAAGATGTTCACCATGATCTCGCTCTTCGACGAGGAGGGCAACGTCGTCGAGGTGCTCGAGGACAGAGGCGGCGAGGTGATGAAGCTGGTCAGCGAAGTTAGGCAAGTGCAGGGGAAGTTGTGGGTTGGAACAGTAGCCCATAACAGTATTGCTACTCTTCCTTATCCATAA